ATGCCGACGGTCTCCTCAAACATAGGTGCCGTGATTACGGCATCCGTGTTCGATTCGGTGGCCTCCGGCTTTTCGCCCAACGACCTCTGGACGGCTCCCACGCTCAATCTCATCGTGGTGTGGTATGTGGCCGACAATCAGGGGCATACGGCCAACTTCACGTTTTCCATTTCGTTTGTGGACAACTCGCCGCCCGTGCTGAACAACACGCCGCCACCCGCCGAGTCGTACGCTTCCATCGTGCAGGTGCCGCCGCCGCCCAACGTGACCGCCAACGACTGCACGCCCGTGATGCTTACTTTCGTCCAATCCACGCCGCCCGACACCTGTCTGGCAGGCTCATTCACCCGCACTTGGACAGCAAAAGATACTTTCAACAACGTCACCACATTCACCCAAACCATCACCATCGCGGCTGACGTGCTCCCGCCCGTCATCTCTTTTTTTCCTCAAAATGGCTCCGCGCCTTGCGAGCAATTGGCTACTGCCTATCCTGCTTGGCTGGCGCAACAGATGTCTCTTTTCCAAGCAGCAGATGCGTCGGGCATCAAGTCGTACACTAACAACGCGCCACCAAACTTCCCACCCGGCTGCACCGTGCCGCTTACGGTGGTTTTTCGCGCCACCGACAATTGCAACCTGTTCTCCACCGCGACGGCTGTCTTTTCCACTTCTGACAATAAACCGCCAACGGTGCTCGCTCCCGCGAAAGACACGGTGGCTTATTGCAGCCCGTCGAACAATCACCTTACTCGACTGGGGGCTTGGATTCAACAGCGCGGATATAGCAACGTGATAGATTCTTGCAGCGGCCCCGTCACCTATATCATGCGCATAGGGGGCATGAACAAAGACTCGGCGGGAGTGGTGGCGGAGTTTTTGGCTTCGTTTGCCAATGGTTGCGGCACTCAACAAATCGGCAGCCAGACTTATAACAAAGTGCGCGGAAAAATATCGGTTGACTTTTTCGCCACAGACGCTTGCGGCAATTCGGCGTTCGTCAACCAAGCCACTTTTGGCGCGATAGACACCCTGCCTCCCGTCATCACCGGTTCCAACACGACCGAACAATGCGGCGGCGGCAACGACAACGCCAATTTGCAGGCATGGATAAACGCGCATGGCAACGCGGTAGTGACCGACGACTGTTCTGGCTTCACTTGGACGAATTTTTCCTACGCGACTTCCGATGGACAAAACGGAAACGGCGTGTTCAACGCTGGACCTTACCCACAGGTGCAGGCGCACAATTGCGCTTGGTGGGCAGATGTGACCTTCCGGGCGACCGACGATTGCGGCAACTCCGCAGCCATCACCTTGCGCTTTCAAATTGTGGACACCCAAGCCCCCGTCATAGCGGGGCATCCCGACACCGTGACGCTTTCGTGTGCCAACCCGGTGCCGACGCTTTCGCCCGCTTTTGTGACAGACAACTGCGACACGAGTATGACACTCGCCTACGCTTTCACTGTCTCGGACTCGCTCTGCCCCGGCTCATACACGATGAACGTGACTTGGTCGGCCACCGATGACTGTGGCAACACGGGCACGGCGACGCAAAAGGTGCTGGTGCGCGACACGAATGGCCCAGTGTTCACCCTCGTGCCGCCCAACGTCACGTTCCGATGCGATACATTTGTCTTGCCCCCATTCCCAACGGCGGGGGTGGATATCACGGCAACCGACCAATGCAGCGGGGTGACGAGCATCGTGGCGCAAGATGTTTCGCAGCAAAACCCCAACCCGGCTACCTGCGGCCATTACACCTACAACATCATTCGAACCTTCACGGCGACGGATGCTTGCGGCAACACCTCGACCGCCTCGCAGCTCATCTCAGTGATTGACAACCTCGGCCCGGCACCGGGTGGGTTGCTGGACACGACCATGACCTGCGACGCGCAACCTTTCCCCACGCCGCCACCGGCCCCCGTGGATGCTTGCTCCGGCCCGACCGCACTGCCTGTTTTTGTCAATGATGTCATCTCAAATGGCCCTTGCGACGATGCCTACATCATCATCCGAAATTGGCAGGCAGAGGACGTGTGCGGCAACACAAGCATCATTCCGCAAAATATCCATGTGGTGGACACGGTAGCACCCACACTGAGCAACATCCCGCCCGACGTGACGGTGGAGTGCAATGCCATCCCCGTGCCGCCGGATGCCAGCACATTCAACGCGACGGACAATTGCGACGAAACAGTGCTCGTGACGATGAACGACACGGAGATTCGCAACCCCAACACTGCCGATTGCAACCACTGGACGAACTATCTCATCCGCCGCGAATGGACGGCGACCGATAATTGTGGCAATGCCCGCACCTACACCCAAAATATCAGCGTGCAGGACAATACTGGCCCTGTCATTCAGACGGTGCCTTCCGTGACGCTGCCTGCCGCACCCGGTCTTTGCAGCGCCATGGTGGGCATTCCCGCACCTATTTCGTTCTATGATGTGTGCACATCCCAGAAGAGTGCGGTGATGCTGAAAGACACCTCCTTGCTCGTGAACACTTCTGGCGGGCCAAACAACACGACCCCAGTGGATACGGTGGTTTTCCAGTGGTCGTCGCCCAATTTTCCGCCCGATATGCCAGCTCTCGACCCCGTGACGCTCAAAATTTTCTTGGACATCGCCGACGCGGAAGGGCCGACGGAGTTTTTCAGGGTGTACGGCGAAAATGGCTTTTTGATTGGCCAGACCAATCCCAACAGCCCCCCGGTGCAGTGTGGCAACAGCATCACGACTTTTACAATCCCAGTGGCGCAATTCAACGACTGGCTCACGGATGGCGAGCTGACCCTCACACTTGCGCCCAACGGCACGGGAAGCGATGCCATCAACGCGCTGGCGACTTGCGCGGGTGGGCGTGCGCGAGCCGAGCTCACTTACCAATTTGCCAACCCACAGCTGCCCGTCACATTGCAATTCAGCCTCGATGGCAACGCGCCCATGCCTTACCCCCCATCGGGCCCCTTCACGCTCGACGCGGGCACACACACCGTTACTTATACCGCGATTGATTGTGCTGGCAACAGCTCGACGGCGACCACTGTCATCGAGGTGATAGACGTGGAGCCACCCACCGTAATACCGCCCGCGCCTTCCACCTTTTATGTTGGGCAAAATAACTGCGCCGCCATTGTGACGCTGCCATTCCCAACCATCAGCGACAACTGCGACGTGTCTGGAAAAATCGTGCAGTCATCCGCGAGTCTGCCTGTTATTTTTGAAAATGACCCCAACGCGGGCCTTATTCCCAAAGATATTTTTCTGACGATTACAGGGCTTGTGCCCAATGCGATTTCAAATGGAACGCTCACCATTCGGCACAGGGGCGACAACGACAATGCGCCGGGAGGGGAGTTTTTCCGTGTGTTTGACGAAGGCAACAACTTTTTGTCCATCACCTCTTCGGGCACTGCGGTGGGTCAATGCTCGCTTTTCCACGAAACAGTCATCAATGTCACGGCCAATCAAATCAATGCTTGGGCGGCAGGCAACGGCACGACTTCCATCAAACTGGAAGCCAACGACGATGCGGGGAATTTTACCGACTTTATTGACCCTTGCGACGCGCTGTTGCCCGACATGACCGATGGCATCAGCCGGGTGCAGGCCGTGTTGGAGTATAGTTTTGCCGTGGTCGCTTACGAAATCCGCAACAGCAACGACGAGCTGGTGCGCTTCGGCACACTCATCGGCAACCAAACAACCGACACCTTGCCACCCGGAACCTACACAGTGAAGTATCGGACAAACGATGCCAGCGGCCTCGAAGGGATGGCCAGCTTTAGCATTATGGTGCTTGACACGGTGCGGCCAGTCGCGGTGTGCCAGTCGCTCACGATTCAGGTGAATCCCTCTGGTTTGCCCAACGACACTTACATCCTGCAACCCTCGGAAGTGGACAATGGCAGTTGGGACAACTGCTCTGGCACCGCGCTGAGTTTTCAGCTTTCCCAGACGGATTTTGTATGCAGTCAAGCAGGCAACAACTTCAACGTGACGATGACGGTGACCGATGCGGCGGGCAATTCCTCCTCTTGTTCTGCGCTTGTGAGCGTGATAACCACCATTTTACAGCCAACCTACGACCCAGTGTGCGAAGGGGGCACGTTGCGCCTGTATGCCAATCCGCCCACCACCGCTTCCACTTATTCGTGGAGTGGCCCCAATGGGTTTTCCTCCAACCTCCAAAACCCCACATTGCCCGCGCTGATACAAAGTCAAGGAACTTATTGTGTCACCGTGACGGGGTTGACCGGCTGCACCGCCACGGGTTGCGTCACCGTCATGCTGGTGACCTTGCCCGACCAACCCATCATATCGGCCAACAAGGTTTCTTTCTGTGCGGGGGAAAACATCGTGCTAGCCACCCCGACTTATGCGGGGCAAAACGTGAGTTATCAGTGGTTTTTGGATACCCTGCCCGGTGGCCCCGTCTTGCTCGGCACCACCATGCAACCCATTTTCACCATCTCACAGCCAGCGGTGGGTGCTTATCGCTATTTCGTCCGAGTGTCGGCAGACAACTGCGTGTCGGTCAATTCCAACCTGCTCACCGCTACCGTATATCCCATTCCGCCCGCAGCCGTCAATCCGAACGCCATCAACCTTTGCCAGTGCGAGCCGCTCACGCTGAACTCCACGACACCACCTCAGCCCGGGCTGACTTACGCTTGGACCGGTCCCAGCGGATACAACAGCAACGCGCAAAGCCCGCTAGTGACCAACTGTGCCAACCCAAGCATTCACACGGGGATTTATACCTTGATAACCCAACAGAACAATTGTTTCTCCGCGCCCGTCACGGTGAGCGTGAACGTAGGTGAAAAACCCGCCACGCCCCAACTCACAGGCGCCACCAAAGTGTGCGTGGGTGCCACCGTCACGCTGATTTGCACCGAAATACAAAATGTGAACTACTACGAGTGGCAATCGCCCAGCTTTGTCACTGTCACCACCCAAATCAACTCCCTCGTCCTCAACGACGTGATGGTGGCGGATTCGGGTGTCTGGCGCGTGCGGGTGTTCAAGCAAGGTTGCTTCTCCGACTGGTCGGCGCCCATACTCGTGGAAGTGGAGGAATACCCAACAGTGGTGGCCAGCGCCAACACACCGCTTTGTCAGGGCGGTCCGCTGCAATTGTCCGCCAGTTCGAATATCCCATTGCCTTCGGACAACTGGGCGTGGTACGGGCCGGGCGGCTGGACGTTTTTCGGGCAGCCCAACGCGACCCGCAACCCTGCTGTGGCAGGCACCTACATGGTAATCGGGCGCACCAAATTTGGATGCCCCGACACATCGTTCGTGAATGTGACGGTGATAGACCCACCCGTGATTACTTCTGTCACGCACACGGCCCCGGTCTGCGCGGATGGTTCGAGCGCAGTGCTGCAAGCAGTGACTTTTTCGGACAACCCGCCGCTCACATACAGCTGGACAGGGCCAGGCGGATTCATGAGCAGTGCCCCCATGCCAGTGATACCCGGCATCACAGCAGCGCAAAACGGCACCTACAATCTGGTGGTGATGGATGCTTTTGGCTGCGTGTCAGCCATGAAATCCACGACGGTCAGCATTCAAGACCCACCTATCACGCCCATTTTGGCCGTGACCCCGCCAGTAGTATGCGCGGGTGCGGACGTGACCATTTCCATCACGAACGCCAATCAATACCCGCCCACCACTACCATCTACACTTGGTTCAAACCCAATGGCGATACGTCCACCACACAGCCGTTTATCATCATACCCAGCGTGCAAACGCCCGCCAATGGCAACTACTTCAACTTGGTGACGGTGACAGGCTGCATTTCGGACACCTCCGCCCCCGTCAATCTGGTCGTGAACCCCATTCCGAACTCGCCCGTCGTCACGGCCAACACACCCCTTTGCGAGGGCGACACGCTGAAACTAAGCACCCCGCTCGTGTTCAACGCCACCTACTCATGGTCGGGGCCAGCAGGCACGGTGTTCATACCGAGCGCCAATGTGCGCAACCCCATCATCCCAAACATCAACGCCAACCACGCGGGCAACTATGCCGTGACCATCACCGTCAATGGCTGCTCCGCAAGCGGAGAGGGGGTCAACGTGCAAGTCATCCCACGCCCCAAACAGCCGATTATCAAAACGCCCATTCAGGATGTCTGCCTCGACCAAGCAGGTGCCATCTTGACCATACAAGTCACGGACTCCTCGCAAGTGCCGGGCGCGCAATACACTTGGTACTATGCCCCCACGCAGACCGTATTGAGCGGCCCCGGGTTCCCCATCGCCTACCAAACCACCGATTTTGGCAATTTCAATCACGGGCTTAACGGCTTTTATGTGATAGCCAGCAAAGACGGTTGCAGCTCGCTGCCTTCGGCTACCGTGCAGGTCAGGTTCGACACCATTCCCAACATCAACCCCTTGGCGGGTCAGGACATGGATGCCTGCGCCTCGGCACCCATTCAACTGAACGCCTCGAACCCCACACCTGCCACAGGCTTCTGGACCCAGCTGACCACCTTCCCCGGCATATTCGACAACGCGAGCAGCCCCACTGCCAAATTGACTGGGGTGATTCCGGGTGTCATCTATCAACTGCAATGGACACTTTCCAATGGTGGCTGTAAAAATTACGCGAACGACACCGTTTTCATAAAAACGTTTGCGCCGGAAACGGCCACAGTAATAGACAGCTTGATTCAGGTGTGCTACGCCACCACCGTGCAATTGAACGCCGTGCAAGGGATAAATGTGGATGGCTACTGGACGCAGCCGCCCGGTCAAGAGATGCTCACGGGATTCCACATCGTGGACCCGCTCGACCCCAAAACGGAAGTGGATAGCCTTGCCGACGGCAACACCAACATCCTTTATTTCTGGAATCTCGACAATGGCGCCTGCGGCATCTCGACCGCCACCGTGACCATTCGCAACTTCGGCTCAAGAGCCGACGGGGGCGCCGACCAAGTGCTGTGCAGGAATGACTCTTGCACCACGCTCATCGCTCAACAGCCCCCCACGGGCGAATCGGGGCTTTGGTATAGCAACGACCCAACCTTGGTCTTTTCCAACCCGACCAGCCACATCACCTCCGTCTGCAACCTAAAACGCGGGGCCAACACGGTCATCTGGATGACCAACAATGGCTTCTGCGGCCCACAATCGTACGACACCGTGCAGATTGTGTATGACTTGCAGCCCACAGCAGTGCCCGACGAATATAGCATTGGCTTCGGAACCGTTTTCAACTTCAACGTCTTGCTGAACGACATTTTGCCCCAGCAATACAGCGTCACGGTGGAACAGCCCCCATCGGGTGGCCAATTGACCGAACTGGCACCGGGCCTTTTCACCTATCGCCCCAATGTGAACTTCGCAGGGGAAGACTTGATGATTTACAAGGTGTGCAACCTGGTGTGCCCCACCGCGACGTGCAGCACGGCCATCGTCAGGCTCAATGTGGGCACCATTGACGAGTGCCCCATCTTCAACGTCATCACCCCCAATGACGACAGCGTGAACGACTTCCTCTTCATCCCTTGCATTGACACAGGAGAGACCGCCGACAACGAGGTCACGATATTCAACCAATGGGGCGACGTGGTGTATCACGCACAACCTTATGACAACAACAACCCGTGGAGAGGCCAATACAAAGGCCAAGACCTCCCGGTCGGCACCTATTTCTACGTCATCAAATTCAACGGGCAAGTAAAACCCAAAGCAGGCTTTTTGCAACTGCAACGATGAACGGAGTGCGGGAACATACCCATATTTTGCCACAAAGCCCCAAAGGTTTCAAAATCAACCTCTTGTAACCTTTGAGACTTTGTGGCAACATTGATAAACTTGGTCAGTGGCGTATTAACCCAAACAATAATCAGTGGCCAAAAAGACTTCGATGCGTCAATAGGCACCTCAAAGCCCCAATCGAACCAATCGGCTCAATCGAACCAATCGAACAACCCTACCTTCGTCCAGTCATGAAAAAGTATTGCCTACTATGGGTGTTGTCATTTGCCTGCCTAACTGTGGAAGCTCAACAAGAGCCACAGCTGACGCAATTCATGTTCAATAAAATGGCTTACAATCCCGCCTATGCAGGCACGTTTGAATCGCCCACGCTGGCAGCTATTTACCGCAAACAATGGATAGGGCTGGATGGCGCGCCAGAGACACAAGTGCTGTCGTACACGCAGCGGGCGCTCAACAATCGCATCGGGCTAGGCGGCACCCTGACACGCCACGTCGTTGGCATCAGCCGCAACATCACGTTGGATGTCCCCTATGCCTACCACATACCCGTCAAACGCGGCACCATCAGCGCGGCGGTTCAGTTCAACGTGCGGCATCTCTATCAAAACTGGGCCGACGAGCGCCTGCGCCCCTCGCAAATGCTCGACAACGCCATTCCAACCGAAGCGCAGAGCAAATACTTGGTCAATTTTGGCACCGGAATTTTTTACTCCGGCACCCACTGGTTCGCAGGGCTGGCCGCTCCCCGATTGCTGAACAACAACATTGACTTTCTCGACTTCGACGAGGAAATGAGCCGCGAGGTGCAGCACATCTACGGTATGCTCGGCACCAGTTTTTACATCAACAAAGACTTGGAGCTCACGCCGCAGGCATTGCTGAAATACGCCATCGGGGCACCTTTCGACATGGATGTGAACACGAGCATCATGTGGAAGAGAAAATTCTATGGAGGGTTGGGGTATCGGCTCGGCGGCGATACCAACGGAGTGGGAGAGAGCGTTGATGTGATGTTCGGGCTTCAAGCCACCGAAAACCTGTTCTTCTGTTTCTCCTACGACATTGGCCTGACCCGGCTGCGACGCTACAACAGCGGCTCTATCGAGGCCACCGTTCGTTGGTGGTTCAACCCACCCGCACAGGTAGAGGGCGGTCAAATCGAGACAGGTCGCCCGTGGTAAGAACTGTCCCGCACCCCGCGCCGCCTCGTTTTCAACACTGTCGAAGGCGCATCCGTTCAAAATCAGAGACATCAATCATGAACATCTGACAAGTGTCTTGGTGAATCAAGGTATATGTTTCAATTTTTTTTTCACAAACCAATGTTTGATATGCTTCGCAAAATAATCCTTTTAGTCCCCCTTCTCATATTTGCATCCGTGGTGGTGGTGTCGGCGCAACAGTCGTCGAAAAGCAAATCGAAAGACCGCTTTCGCGAAAAAGACGACCGCCGATATCCGGTGCGGGTGCAAAATGCCAACGAAATCAATCAGGAAGGCTCCGACTTTGCCCCCACCTATTTCAAGCAGGGCATCGTGTTCGTGTCGAGCCGTGGCAAAACCGGCCCGCGCGACCCCAAAACAGGGGAAACCTACGCAGAGCTGTACTACGCTTTTTTCAACTACAACGGAGAGCCTAGCTTTCCGCAGCGGGTGAATTTCACCACCGAAAAAAGGTCTAATTTCCATGATGGCCCGGTCTGTTTCACCCGCGACAACAAGACGGCCTACATGACCATGAACAACAACAAGGACGGGGTCATCAAAGCCAGCAAAAGCGGCAAGGTCAATCTCAAAATATACGAGTCGCACTATGGCCGCCCCGATTGGAGCAAGGCAGTGGAATTGCCCTTCAACGGCGATGAATACAACTGCATGCACCCCAGCATCACCTCCGATGGCACCAAAATGTTCTTCGCGTCGGATATGCCCGGCGGTTATGGGGGCTTCGATATTTATGTGGTGGAGCGCACGGGTAGCGGCTGGGGCACTCCGGTCAATCTTGGCCCAAGCATCAACACGGAGAAAAACGAGATTTTCCCCTTCATCAGCCAGTCAGGCGCGTTGTTTTTCAGCTCCAATGGCCGCGCCAACTCGCTGGGCGGATTCGACAACTACTACGTCAACAATCCCTTGGACAACCCGGAAGAAGTCATCAACCTCGGCGACGAGTTCAACTCCTCCGCCGACGATCTGTCGTTCATCATTGACGACGAGGGCAAAAGCGGTTTTTTTACCAGCAATCGCGCACGCGGCGCAGGCAAAGACGATATCTACCGATTCGAATCGCCCAAAGGCTTGGAGGGCGTCGGCAAGCCAGAGGTCAACCTGACCCAGTTCGTCGTGACAGATGCCAAGACGGGCCTGCCCCTCCAAAAGGCCGAAATCCGCATCCTGCAACCCTCCGAAGACGGATTCATTAGTGGCAACAAAGATTTTTACACGGTTGACTTCTTGCCCGTGCAAGACCAACCCAACGCGCTCAGCCTGCAACTCGTGCGCAAAGGCGCCGAAAATCTTGGCAGCGCCGACCTATACAGCAACGCGGAAGGCAAGGCGCAAACAGAGCTGACACGCTACCACAACTATCTTGTGCTGGTGAGCCTACCCGGTTACAGCCTGAAAGAGAAACTTTTCACGGTGGACGCGGACAAACCGCTCACCCTCAATTTTGCGCTCAACGAGGAGCCGGTCTGCCTGCGAGCAGGAGGCTTGGTCACCATCGCGGGCATGGGCACCCGTGTGGCAAACGCCACCATCAAATTCGTGCACCGCGAGACAGGCCGCACGGAGATGGTGCGCACCAATTGGAGCGGCGAATATGCCGCGTGTCTGCTCATGGAAGGCGACTATGTGGTGTATTTGGAGCGTCCCGGCTTCAAGACGGAGAACTACCGCATCCAAAACCTGAAAAAAGGATTGAACCCATTCCAAGAGACCCGGCTGGAGCCGCTCACGCCTGATGCCACGCTCGAGGCTTCCATGCCGTTGGCTACGGGCATTCAGGAAGGCTCGGTCATCGTGCTCGACCGGATTTTCTACGAATACAACAAAAGCACGCTCAACACAAGCGCCGTGCGCTACTTGGATGCGTTGATTGACTTGCTGAAACGCTACCCGGAAATGGAGATTGACCTCGTATCTCATACCGACACGCGCGGCGACGCAAGGCTCAACCAAGAACTCACCGATGCCCGCGCCGAAAACGCCAAAACGTATCTTGTTTACAAAGGCATCGGCTCTAATCGAATCAAGGCTTACGGCAAAGGGGAGACAGAACCGCGCAACCGCTGCACCGACGGAGTGGAGTGTTCCGACGAGGAGCACCAGCAAAACAACCGTTTGGAAGTCAAAATTCGCAAAGTGGGCAAGCTTCCAAAACCCTGATGGCAAGGCAAAAAGAACGCGAGGCCGCTGTGTTGTTTAGCAATGCAGCGGCCTCGTCTTTTCAGAGGGCTTAAATAATAAATGGCTTTCCCCCCTTCATGCAGTATTTTTGCCGTTGAAAGGAATGATTCGCGCAATCCCGCCCAACACAGTTACTGCTCATGAAAAGTTGCTACCTCGTTTCAATCATCTTTTGCCTAACCCTGCTCGCCACGCTCGCCCTCCGCGCCCAATGCCCCATAACGGTCTATGCAGGCGAAGATGTCTATCTCTGTGCGCCACCCACGCCCACTCAACTCAGCGGCAGCATCAGCGGCGATTACCTCAACTTTTTTTGGTCGCCCACTGCTGGCATGAACGGTGCCAATACTTTGACGCCAACCGTCAACGTGAGCACCACCACCAACTATGTGCTGACTGGCCGGGCTGCCGACATGAGCAACAACCTAATTCTAAACGGTGATTTTGAATCAGGAAACACCGGCTTCGATAGCGACTACCTCTATAGCCCGGGCAACCTATGGTCAGAAGGCACCTACGATGTGATCCCAAACCCGCAGGCTTCGCACTCCAATTTCGCGCCCTGCCAAGACCACACTTCTGGCGGGGGCAATATGCTGGTGGTGAATGGCGCAGGCGTTGCCAATCAGAACGTGTGGTGCCAAACCGTGGCAGTGAACCCCAACACGCAATACGTCTTTTCGGCTTGGCTCACATCGGTCATCGCGGCCTCGCCCGCCATGCTCCAATTCTCAATCAATGGCGCGCCACTCGGCGGCATTTTTTCCCCACCGG
This portion of the Saprospiraceae bacterium genome encodes:
- a CDS encoding gliding motility-associated C-terminal domain-containing protein, which codes for MLGLCLFVCDFNGLQAQQGFFNFTPPSPSVYPVLPYPDCAQTLAGAGVMPTVSSNIGAVITASVFDSVASGFSPNDLWTAPTLNLIVVWYVADNQGHTANFTFSISFVDNSPPVLNNTPPPAESYASIVQVPPPPNVTANDCTPVMLTFVQSTPPDTCLAGSFTRTWTAKDTFNNVTTFTQTITIAADVLPPVISFFPQNGSAPCEQLATAYPAWLAQQMSLFQAADASGIKSYTNNAPPNFPPGCTVPLTVVFRATDNCNLFSTATAVFSTSDNKPPTVLAPAKDTVAYCSPSNNHLTRLGAWIQQRGYSNVIDSCSGPVTYIMRIGGMNKDSAGVVAEFLASFANGCGTQQIGSQTYNKVRGKISVDFFATDACGNSAFVNQATFGAIDTLPPVITGSNTTEQCGGGNDNANLQAWINAHGNAVVTDDCSGFTWTNFSYATSDGQNGNGVFNAGPYPQVQAHNCAWWADVTFRATDDCGNSAAITLRFQIVDTQAPVIAGHPDTVTLSCANPVPTLSPAFVTDNCDTSMTLAYAFTVSDSLCPGSYTMNVTWSATDDCGNTGTATQKVLVRDTNGPVFTLVPPNVTFRCDTFVLPPFPTAGVDITATDQCSGVTSIVAQDVSQQNPNPATCGHYTYNIIRTFTATDACGNTSTASQLISVIDNLGPAPGGLLDTTMTCDAQPFPTPPPAPVDACSGPTALPVFVNDVISNGPCDDAYIIIRNWQAEDVCGNTSIIPQNIHVVDTVAPTLSNIPPDVTVECNAIPVPPDASTFNATDNCDETVLVTMNDTEIRNPNTADCNHWTNYLIRREWTATDNCGNARTYTQNISVQDNTGPVIQTVPSVTLPAAPGLCSAMVGIPAPISFYDVCTSQKSAVMLKDTSLLVNTSGGPNNTTPVDTVVFQWSSPNFPPDMPALDPVTLKIFLDIADAEGPTEFFRVYGENGFLIGQTNPNSPPVQCGNSITTFTIPVAQFNDWLTDGELTLTLAPNGTGSDAINALATCAGGRARAELTYQFANPQLPVTLQFSLDGNAPMPYPPSGPFTLDAGTHTVTYTAIDCAGNSSTATTVIEVIDVEPPTVIPPAPSTFYVGQNNCAAIVTLPFPTISDNCDVSGKIVQSSASLPVIFENDPNAGLIPKDIFLTITGLVPNAISNGTLTIRHRGDNDNAPGGEFFRVFDEGNNFLSITSSGTAVGQCSLFHETVINVTANQINAWAAGNGTTSIKLEANDDAGNFTDFIDPCDALLPDMTDGISRVQAVLEYSFAVVAYEIRNSNDELVRFGTLIGNQTTDTLPPGTYTVKYRTNDASGLEGMASFSIMVLDTVRPVAVCQSLTIQVNPSGLPNDTYILQPSEVDNGSWDNCSGTALSFQLSQTDFVCSQAGNNFNVTMTVTDAAGNSSSCSALVSVITTILQPTYDPVCEGGTLRLYANPPTTASTYSWSGPNGFSSNLQNPTLPALIQSQGTYCVTVTGLTGCTATGCVTVMLVTLPDQPIISANKVSFCAGENIVLATPTYAGQNVSYQWFLDTLPGGPVLLGTTMQPIFTISQPAVGAYRYFVRVSADNCVSVNSNLLTATVYPIPPAAVNPNAINLCQCEPLTLNSTTPPQPGLTYAWTGPSGYNSNAQSPLVTNCANPSIHTGIYTLITQQNNCFSAPVTVSVNVGEKPATPQLTGATKVCVGATVTLICTEIQNVNYYEWQSPSFVTVTTQINSLVLNDVMVADSGVWRVRVFKQGCFSDWSAPILVEVEEYPTVVASANTPLCQGGPLQLSASSNIPLPSDNWAWYGPGGWTFFGQPNATRNPAVAGTYMVIGRTKFGCPDTSFVNVTVIDPPVITSVTHTAPVCADGSSAVLQAVTFSDNPPLTYSWTGPGGFMSSAPMPVIPGITAAQNGTYNLVVMDAFGCVSAMKSTTVSIQDPPITPILAVTPPVVCAGADVTISITNANQYPPTTTIYTWFKPNGDTSTTQPFIIIPSVQTPANGNYFNLVTVTGCISDTSAPVNLVVNPIPNSPVVTANTPLCEGDTLKLSTPLVFNATYSWSGPAGTVFIPSANVRNPIIPNINANHAGNYAVTITVNGCSASGEGVNVQVIPRPKQPIIKTPIQDVCLDQAGAILTIQVTDSSQVPGAQYTWYYAPTQTVLSGPGFPIAYQTTDFGNFNHGLNGFYVIASKDGCSSLPSATVQVRFDTIPNINPLAGQDMDACASAPIQLNASNPTPATGFWTQLTTFPGIFDNASSPTAKLTGVIPGVIYQLQWTLSNGGCKNYANDTVFIKTFAPETATVIDSLIQVCYATTVQLNAVQGINVDGYWTQPPGQEMLTGFHIVDPLDPKTEVDSLADGNTNILYFWNLDNGACGISTATVTIRNFGSRADGGADQVLCRNDSCTTLIAQQPPTGESGLWYSNDPTLVFSNPTSHITSVCNLKRGANTVIWMTNNGFCGPQSYDTVQIVYDLQPTAVPDEYSIGFGTVFNFNVLLNDILPQQYSVTVEQPPSGGQLTELAPGLFTYRPNVNFAGEDLMIYKVCNLVCPTATCSTAIVRLNVGTIDECPIFNVITPNDDSVNDFLFIPCIDTGETADNEVTIFNQWGDVVYHAQPYDNNNPWRGQYKGQDLPVGTYFYVIKFNGQVKPKAGFLQLQR
- a CDS encoding type IX secretion system membrane protein PorP/SprF; this encodes MKKYCLLWVLSFACLTVEAQQEPQLTQFMFNKMAYNPAYAGTFESPTLAAIYRKQWIGLDGAPETQVLSYTQRALNNRIGLGGTLTRHVVGISRNITLDVPYAYHIPVKRGTISAAVQFNVRHLYQNWADERLRPSQMLDNAIPTEAQSKYLVNFGTGIFYSGTHWFAGLAAPRLLNNNIDFLDFDEEMSREVQHIYGMLGTSFYINKDLELTPQALLKYAIGAPFDMDVNTSIMWKRKFYGGLGYRLGGDTNGVGESVDVMFGLQATENLFFCFSYDIGLTRLRRYNSGSIEATVRWWFNPPAQVEGGQIETGRPW
- a CDS encoding OmpA family protein — encoded protein: MLRKIILLVPLLIFASVVVVSAQQSSKSKSKDRFREKDDRRYPVRVQNANEINQEGSDFAPTYFKQGIVFVSSRGKTGPRDPKTGETYAELYYAFFNYNGEPSFPQRVNFTTEKRSNFHDGPVCFTRDNKTAYMTMNNNKDGVIKASKSGKVNLKIYESHYGRPDWSKAVELPFNGDEYNCMHPSITSDGTKMFFASDMPGGYGGFDIYVVERTGSGWGTPVNLGPSINTEKNEIFPFISQSGALFFSSNGRANSLGGFDNYYVNNPLDNPEEVINLGDEFNSSADDLSFIIDDEGKSGFFTSNRARGAGKDDIYRFESPKGLEGVGKPEVNLTQFVVTDAKTGLPLQKAEIRILQPSEDGFISGNKDFYTVDFLPVQDQPNALSLQLVRKGAENLGSADLYSNAEGKAQTELTRYHNYLVLVSLPGYSLKEKLFTVDADKPLTLNFALNEEPVCLRAGGLVTIAGMGTRVANATIKFVHRETGRTEMVRTNWSGEYAACLLMEGDYVVYLERPGFKTENYRIQNLKKGLNPFQETRLEPLTPDATLEASMPLATGIQEGSVIVLDRIFYEYNKSTLNTSAVRYLDALIDLLKRYPEMEIDLVSHTDTRGDARLNQELTDARAENAKTYLVYKGIGSNRIKAYGKGETEPRNRCTDGVECSDEEHQQNNRLEVKIRKVGKLPKP